In the genome of Tachysurus vachellii isolate PV-2020 chromosome 9, HZAU_Pvac_v1, whole genome shotgun sequence, one region contains:
- the dusp3b gene encoding dual specificity protein phosphatase 3b, translated as MNDYGVSVQQLNDLLSDENGHFSMPSKDFNEVCPRILLGNESVATNVKLLKQLKVTHILNVAEGDSYMHVNTGAEYYVGTGIIYHGIPANDVEHFDLSVYFKEGADFIAQALESKGDRGRVYVHCQKGYSRSAAVVIAYLMLRHKLDVRTALATVREKREIGPNDGFLYQLCQLNDTLEMEGKL; from the exons ATGAACGACTATGGAGTGTCTGTGCAGCAGCTCAATGACCTTCTGTCAGACGAAAATGGCCACTTCAGCATGCCATCTAAAGATTTCAATGAAGTCTGTCCCAGGATTCTGCTTGGAAATGA GTCTGTGGCCACAAATGTGAAACTCTTGAAGCAACTGAAAGTGACCCACATTCTTAATGTTGCTGAAGGAGACTCATACATGCATGTGAATACAGGGGCAGAATATTATGTGGGTACGGGCATTATCTACCACGGTATACCAGCCAATGATGTGGAACATTTTGATCTCAGTGTATACTTTAAAGAGGGTGCAGACTTCATAGCACAGGCCTTGGAATCTAAAGGAGACAGAG GCAGGGTGTATGTGCACTGCCAGAAGGGGTACAGTCGTTCAGCAGCAGTTGTCATCGCTTACCTGATGTTGAGACACAAACTGGATGTACGAACCGCTTTAgctacagtgagagagaaaagagagatcGGGCCTAATGATGGTTTTCTGTACCAGCTCTGTCAGCTCAATGACACACTGGAAATGGAGGGCAAGTTATAA
- the utp4 gene encoding U3 small nucleolar RNA-associated protein 4 homolog — MGEFKVHRVRFFDYMPSALQAMAFEPQHERIAAARADGSVEIYNVADNLFQEKVIPGQEKRATEALAWAGERLFSAGLNGEIVEYDLDNHKVKYTLDAYGGPIWAIASNKQGTHLAVGCEDGTVKLFEVCEGKIQFERNLAKQKGRIISLSWHPSGSRIAAGMMDMIRVFDTETGQSVHRLLVERGIGTAKGKECVVWSVVYLRDGTIVSGDSSGKVNIWDDRTGTLIKRHQVTKWDVLTLSASQDETSVVAGTSEGTVVQFQFLSMVLGQEEKEWVRTRTFKNHTHDVRAVLEINMAVVSGGMDTQLVMRPLLDKIEVKTTATAFRKIHFPHRSLVSCVKKTGLLLFQYPTHLDLWRLGESDGSGMPGSSLPIKRKPEKLLHLKIKGEDHVRCSAVSPCGEWIAYSTVASFRLYRLHCDNNNVSITKVSKLPKIFSSANQICFSSDSSRLFVASTSSTVHVAALSQTECKLVSTLKSKLGSGQAIHLLAASEDGKWLASANSGHEVHVYNLKKMKVHCTVPIYSSGVSAMAIHPTTNNLVMVHADQQLFEYSIEQKQYTDWSRLVQKNGLHHVWLERDTPVTNVTFSRKNPAHILLHDMYMFCVIDQTLPLPDQKSQFYNQLTLRSLPEKERTSQSHAFKVCKTYKELLFAGLMEDQSLVVVERPLLEITAQLPPPVRQKKFAT, encoded by the exons ATGGGGGAGTTCAAGGTTCATCGTGTTCGGTTCTTCGACTACATGCCCTCAGCTCTTCAAGCTATGGCTTTTGAGCCCCAGCACGAGCGGATCGCAGCGGCGAGGGCAGATGGCTCTGTGGAGATCTATAACGTGGCTGATAACCTCTTCCAGGAAAAG GTGATTCCGGGGCAAGAGAAGCGAGCCACTGAGGCTCTGGCCTGGGCCGGAGAGCGTCTCTTCAGTGCAGGTTTAAACGGCGAGATAGTTGAGTACGATTTGGACAATCACAAGGTGAAATACACACTCGATGCTTATGGAGGCCCAATTTGGGCCATTGCCAGCAACAAGCAAGGAACTCATTTGGCT GTTGGTTGTGAGGATGGTACTGTTAAGCTGTTTGAGGTGTGTGAAGGTAAAATCCAGTTTGAAAGAAATCTGGCCAAACAAAAAGGACGCATCATCTCATTATCATGGCATCCTTCAGGCTCCAGGATAGCTGCAGGAATGATGGACATGATTCGGGTGTTTGATACTGAAACAG GTCAGTCAGTTCACAGGCTGCTGGTGGAGCGTGGAATAGGAACAGCTAAGGGTAAGGAGTGTGTCGTTTGGAGTGTGGTGTACCTCAGGGACGGCACCATCGTCAGCGGAGATTCGTCTGGGAAGGTTAATATATGGGACGATCGCACAGGAACGCTGATTAAACGCCACCAGGTCACCAAGTGGGATGTGCTGACATTATCAGCTTCACAG GATGAGACCAGTGTCGTTGCCGGTACATCAGAGGGAACTGTGGTACAATTCCAGTTCCTCTCCATGGTTCTAGGACAGGAGGAAAAAGAGTGGGTCCGAACCAGAACCTTCAAGAACCACACACATGATGTCCGAGCTGTTTTGGAGATCAACATGGCCGTTGTTTCAGGAG GAATGGACACCCAGCTTGTCATGAGGCCTCTTTTGGATAAAATTGAAGTGAAGACCACTGCCACTGCCTTTCGCAAGATCCATTTTCCTCAC CGGAGTTTAGTGTCCTGTGTGAAGAAAACGGGTCTGTTGCTGTTCCAGTACCCAACACATCTCGATCTGTGGAGACTCGGGGAAAGCGACGGCAGcg GGATGCCTGGGAGCAGTTTACCTATtaaaaggaaaccagagaaattacttcatttaaaaataaag GGTGAGGATCATGTCCGCTGCAGTGCCGTGTCTCCGTGTGGAGAGTGGATTGCTTACTCTACAGTGGCCAGTTTCCGACTGTACAGACTACACTGTGACAACAACAACGTCAGCATCACTAAG GTGTCCAAGCTTCCAAAGATCTTcagctcagccaatcagatatGCTTCTCTTCAGACTCGTCTCGCCTGTTTGTGGCTTCCACTTCCTCTACTGTTCACGTGGCAGCTCTGAGCCAAACAGAGTGCAAGCTCGTATCCACTCTCAAGTCAAAATTAG GCTCTGGCCAAGCCATTCATCTATTAGCAGCCAGTGAGGATGGGAAATGGCTGGCCTCAGCCAACAGTGGCCACGAGGTCCACGTGTATAACCTGAAGAAGATGAAG gtacACTGTACAGTGCCTATTTATAGCTCTGGAGTCAGCGCCATGGCCATCCACCCAACAACGAACAACCTGGTTATGGTTCACGCAGATCAGCAG CTGTTTGAGTACTCGATAGAGCAGAAGCAGTACACTGACTGGAGTCGACTGGTGCAGAAGAATGGTCTTCATCATGTGTGGCTGGAGAGAGACACGCCAGTGACTAATGTGACCTTCAGTCGCAAAAACCCAGCTCACATTTTACTCCATGATATGTACATGTTCTGCGTCATTGATCAAACCCTG CCGCTACCAGATCAGAAATCTCAGTTCTACAATCAGCTGACTCTGCGAAGCCTGCCTGAAAAGGAAAGGACATCTCAAAGCCATGCTTTCAAAGTTTGCAAGActtacaag GAGCTGCTGTTTGCTGGGCTAATGGAGGATCAGTCACTGGTGGTGGTGGAGCGCCCCCTGTTGGAGATCACTGCACAACTTCCACCACCCGTCAGACAGAAGAAGTTTGctacataa